The DNA segment TTCTTGTCACCGAGGGCCTGGCCGAGCGCCTGGCCCAGCGCGATCGCGGTGTCCTCGACGGTGTGATGGGCTTCGATTTCGACATCGCCCGTGGCGCGCACCATCAGGTCGAAGCTGGCGTGACTGCCCAAGGCCGCAAGCATATGGTCGTAAAACGGCACGCCGGTGTCGATGTCGACCTGACCGGTGCCATCGAGGTCAAGTTCGACGACGATGTCGGATTCGCGCGTGCGACGCTCGATGCGCGCGCTGCGGTCCACGGTGGTTGTCACGGCGCTCCTATGCGGCTGGGGGTGGCTGGGACCAGTGCGGTGGCGGCGATCCGGGCGCTGGCTTGCAGGAACGCGTCGTTCTCGTCGGCCAGGCCGGTGGTGGCGCGCAGATAGCCGGGAATCCCGACGTCGCGGATCAGCACTCCCGCGTCCAGATAACGCCGCCAAGTGGCCGGCGCGTCAACGAACTCCCCGAACAGCACAAAGTTGGCATCGCTCGGGATGACTCGAAAGCCCATGCCGGTCAACGCCGTTGCGACCCGTTCACGTTCGGCGATCAAGGTGGCGACGCTGCCCAAGGTGTCGTCGGCGTGCCGCAGTGCGGCCCGTGCCGCGGCCTGGGTGACCGACGACAGGTGATAGGGCAGCCGAACCAGCAACATCGCCTCGACCAGGGCCGGGGTGGCGACCAGGTAGCCCAGCCGGCCGCCGGCGAAGGCGAACGCCTTGCTCATGGTGCGGGTGACGACCAGTCTGGTCGGATACTCCGCGACCAGCGACACCGCGCTGGGCTGCGAAGAAAACTCACCATAGGCCTCGTCGACGATCAAGATTCCCGGCACCACATCGAGCAGGCTGCGCAGATCCGTCAACGGAACACTCTGCCCGGACGGGTTGTTGGGGCTGGCGACGAAGACCACATCGGGCCGGCGGTCGGCCACGGCGGCGACGGCGACGTCGACGTCGAGGCTGAAGTCGTCGGCGCGAAGCGCTTCGAGCCATTCGGTGCGGGTGCCGTCGCAGATGATCGGGTGCATCGAGTAGGACGGCACGAAACCGAGTGCGGTGCGCCCCGGCCCGCCGAAAGCCTGTAGCAGCTGTTGCAGAATCTCGTTGGAACCGTTGGCAGCCCACACGTTGTCGACGCCGATCGCCGTCCCGGTCTGGGTGGTCACGTAGGAGGCCAGATCCGCGCGCAGGGCCACCGCGTCACGGTCGGGGTAGCGATGCAGGTCGACGGCCGCCTCCCGAACCGACCGCACCACGTCGTCGACCAGCGCCTGGGTGGGCGGGTGCGGGTTCTCGTTGGTGTTCAACCGCACCGGCACCGCTAATTGCGGTGCGCCGTAAGGTAGTTTGCCCCGCAGGTCGTCGCGCAGCGACAGGTCGTCCAGCGCGGGGTTCGCTGCGCTCATCGCTCGAACCTCCGCCGCACTGCTTCACCGTGTGCCGGCAGGTCCTCGGCCTTGGCCAGCGTGATCACATGTCCGCAGACGTCTTTGAGGGCGGCCTCGGTGTAGTCGACGACGTGGATGCCGCGCAGGAAAGTCTGCACCGACAGGCCGCTGGAGTGTCGAGCGCAACCCGCGGTCGGCAGCACATGATTGGACCCCGCGCAGTAGTCGCCAAGGCTGACCGGTGACCACGGGCCGACGAAAATGGCGCCGGCCGAACGTATCCGACCGGCAACCCGTGACGCGTCGGCGGTCTGGATCTCCAGATGCTCAGCGGCGTAGGTGTTTACCACCGAGACGGCGGCGTCCACGTCGTCGACCAGAATGATCGCCGATTGACGCCCGCTCAGCGCGGCCGTCACCCGCTGGCGGTGCACCGTGGTTTGCAGCTGCGCGGCCAGTTCGGCGTCGGTGGCGTCGGCCAGCTCCGCACTCGGGGTGACCAGCACGCTGGCCGCCATCTCGTCGTGTTCGGCCTGGCTGATCAGGTCGGCGGCCACATGCACCGGATCGGCGGTGTGATCGGCGAGGATGACGATCTCGGTCGGCCCGGCTTCCGCGTCGATGCCCACCCGGGAGCGGCACAGCCGTTTTGCGGCCGCGACGTAGATGTTGCCTGGCCCGGTGATCATGTCGACCGGCGCCAGTTCTGTGCTGCCGTCGGTGTCGGTGCCGCCGTAGGCCAGCAAAGCCACCGCCTGCGCCCCTCCGACGGCCCAGACCTCGTCGACACCCAACAACCGGGCCGCCGCCAGGATCGTCGGGTGCGGCCATCCGCCCCAATGCGCCTGCGGCGGGCTGGCAACCACCAGCGAATCGACACCGGCGACCTGCGCCGGCACCACGTTCATCACCACGCTGGACGGGTAGACCGCGTTACCGCCGGGCACGTAGAGGCCCACCCGCTCGACCGGGACCCACCGCTCGGTGACCGTGGCGCCCGGGCCCAGCGCCGTCGTGACGTCGCTGCGCCGCTGGCCGGCGTGCACCGCGCGGGTCCGCTCGATCATCACCTGCAACGCGTCCCGGACGTCGCCGTCCAGGTCGTCCAGCGCCGCCTGCAGCGCGGCATCCGGCACCCGGACGGTCGGCGGCCGCACGCCGTCGAACGTCTGCCCGAAGTCCAGCGCGGCCCGGACGCCACCCGCGGCCACGGCGTCCACGATCGGCCGCACCGCGGGCAAGAAACTCTCCACCTCGGCATCACCACGCGGGACCGCGGCGCGCAACCGCGCAGCCGTCAACTCCTCGCCCCGCAAATCAATGCGGGCCAGCAGCGCGGGCGGTGTACTCACGCGGACCATTCTCCCAGAGCAGCTCAAGTCATATCCGACCGGTACAGTGCGGTAAATCGAAGGGAGCCAGCATGTCGGCAAAGGATCACCCCAACAACGCCCCGGGCGTCCCGATGGTATACCCGCCGTGGTTCGAGAACTTCCAGATCAAATACATCAACCCGGCACTCAAACCAATTGCGCGCTATCTGCCCGGGACCGCGACCATCGAGCACCGCGGTCGTAAGTCGGGCAAACGGTACAAAACTCTGGTGACCCCCTACCGCAAGGGCAACGTGTTGGCGATCGCCCTGGGACACGGCAAAACAGACTGGGTGAAAAACGTCCTGGCCGCGGGCGAGGCCGACGTGCATGTCGCCCGCCGCCGGCTGCACCTCACCAATCCCCGGATTCTGCCCGCCGGCGCCGACGGTGAGGGGTTGCCCTTCATGGCCCGCGTGCAGCTGCGTCGGATGGGGGTCTTCGTCGCCGATATCGGCTGAGCGCATCGGCGAGCGTGATGTGCCGCCCAGGAAACCCGTTGGGCGCTCCCAGGTTGCGCGCATGGTGGCTGGCTAAGGTGTCGACGTGACTGTCGACCTATCACCGTTTCTGCGTTCGCTTGCGCGGCCGGAGTTGGCTTCGGCCCCGCACGACGAGCAGGAGTTCACCCCCCACGCTGCGCGCGGCTGGACCGCGTGGAACGCCTGGTCACCGGAGGTGGAGTTTTGCACGTTCGTCGGGGCACTGCAGCGGATGCTGCAACCCCAGGTCATCCTGGAAACCGGCGTCGGCATCGGACGTATCACGCAGTTCCTCTGCCTTGGCGAAGCGCTCCATTTCGGCTTCGAATCCGACGAGGAATGGCGGTGCAACCCAAACATCGACTACCGCCCCGAGCCCACGCCGACGGCGGAACAAATGGCAGCCGCGGACCTGGTAATCCTCGACTCCGGCCTGTCCTACCGGCTCGATGAGATCGCGCTGTGGGCGTGCGCCGGAAAACACGGATCGGTCTGCGTCATCCATGACGCCGGGAACGGCCATTCCCAGGATCCCCAGCTTGTCCACAACCGAGTGCGCGCCGCCATCGAGCACACCGGCAAGCCCGGGATGTTCCTGAAGAATCCGCGCGGCGCTTGGATCGGGCTGCACCGGTAGGACAGGTCATCAACGGGTCATCGCGTTCAACGCGGCAGTGATTACCGTTGTGCTGTGGCCGGCACGGTTGGTGAATTTCTTCGGGTGATCGACCTCGCCGGCGTCTTCGGCAACGCCGTGCTCGGTGGAATCGTGGCGCGCGAACTGCGGATGGATCCCGTCGGATTCGTCGCGCTGGCGATCATGTCCGGCCTCGGCGGCGGCATCATCCGGGACACCCTGCTGCAGCATGGCCCGCCGATCGCGCTGACCGACTACCTGTATGCGATAACCGCGGGCGCCGGGGCGATCGTCGCCTTCCTCGCTCCGGTGCATGGCCGGATCTGGAGTCTGGTCTTCCCGGTGGTCGATGCGCTGGCCCTGGGTTGCTGGGCGGCCGCGGGCGCACAGAAAACGCTCGACGTCGGGCTGGGCTGGCTGGCGGCTGTGCTGTTGGGCACCATCACCGCGGTCGGCGGCGGGGCGTTGCGCGACCTGACCGTCCGACGGATCCCACAGATTTTCGGCGGCAACACCCTCTATGCCACCTGCGCGGTGGCGGCCAGTCTGACGGTGGTGCTGTTCACCTACACCGGGAACGCGTCGACGGGCACGGTGGTGGCAACTTGTGTTGGTGCCGCGCTGTGCCTGCTCGCCCGCTGGCGTGGTTGGCAGTTGTGGCAGGGATTGGAATGGGACTACGCGTTCCAGCGTTCGCGCGGCAAGCGCTTTCCCACGATCAGGGTGCGGGTCAATCGGACGCCCGCCCCGCCCCAGCATCCACCGGCCGAGTAGCTACATGTCCAGGCCGATGTCGAGCGCGCGCGCGGAATGGGTCAGCGCACCCACCGCGAGGTAATCCACACCCGTTGCGGCGTAGGTCGCAGCCGTCTGCAGGCTGAGCCCGCCGGATGATTCGAGCAACACGGCCGGCGCGCGGGCGTCCCGTCGCTGCACCGCCACCTGGGTCTGCCACACCGAGAAGTTGTCCAGCAGGATCAGTTCGGGCTTTTCGGCCAGTACGGCGTCCAACTGCTCGAGCGAGTCCACTTCAACCTCGCAGGGCAAATCGGGTGCGGCTGCCCGCACCGCCCGCAGCGCGGCGACCACCGATCCCGCGGCGGCGACGTGGTTGTCCTTGATCAGGGCCGCATCGCCGAGTCCCAGCCGGTGGTTGACGCCCCCACCGACGCGCACGGCATATTTCTGCAGCGCACGCAGGCCGGGCAGGGTTTTGCGGGTATCGCGGATCTTGACCTTGGTGCCGTTCACCGCCTCGACCCAGGCCGCCGTCGCGGTGGCGATGCCCGACAGGTGACAGACCAGGTTCAACATGGTCCGCTCCGCGGTCAACAGGCCGCGGGTTTCGGCTCGCGCGGTCAACAGCGACTGCCCCGGCTGCACCCGGGCACCGTCCTCGACACGGTCGAGCACCTGGTAGCCGGCCGTCCCGATCACCTCGTCGAGCACCAACAACGCCACGTCTACCCCGGCGATCACGCCGGGCTCCCGGGCCACCATCGCCGCGGTGGCCACCGCATCGGCGGGCACCGTGGCGATCGTGGTCACGTCCGGCCCGTAGCGCAAATCCTCGTCGAGACCGCGCCGAATGGTGTCATGGACGGCCGCCCGCTCCCCGTCGGACAGCATCAACCCACCGCCGCCAGCGCCTCCACGCGGACCTCGTTGTGATCGTCGGCCAGCCGAACCAGGATGCTGCGCGCCTGGTCCGGTGCGGCACACGAGTGCTCCGCGCGGTGGTGACATCCGCGGCTTTCGCTGCGGGCCAGGGCGGCGGCGGTCACCGTCCGGGCGGCCAGCGTCAACGCCACATCCTCGAAATCACGACGACTTGCCACGTTGCGAACATGCGCGCCGGCAAGCGATGCCGACAGGCGGCATAGCCCGTCGGCGGTACGCACCACCGAGGCGTCGCGGCTCATCGCGCGTTGCAGCTCGCCTCGTGGCAGCGCGGTGTGCGCGATCGGCTCGGGCAGCATCGCCTGCGGACGCCCAGCCGCCACCGCGTGTGCGGCCGCCAGCCTTCCGGCGCGGCCGCCCACCACCAGGCCTTCCAGCAGGCTGTTCGACGCCAGGCGGTTGGCACCGTGCATGCCGGTGCGGGCCACCTCACCCGCGGCGAACAATCCGGGCAGCTCGGTCTGACCGGACACATCGGTGACGACGCCACCGCAGCTGTAATGCGCCCCCGGCACGACCGGGATGGGCTGACGGACGGGGTCGATGCCGGCGGCCCGGCACGCGGCGGTAACGGTCGGGAACCGCCATTCGAAGCCCTCGATGCCGCGGGCATCGAGGTAGACGCACGGATCGCCGCGGTCCTTCAGCCGTGCGTCGATGGCGCTCGCGACGACGTCCCGCGGGGCCAGGTCGCCCATCGGATGAAAGCCAGCCGTCACCGAATTACCATGCCGGTCAATCAAAATCGCACCCTCGCCGCGGACTGCCTCGGTGATCAGCGGTCGCCGGCCACCGCTGCCGCGACCGGGGGCACAAAGCATCGTCGGGTGGAACTGGATGAACTCCAGGTCGCTGACCGCGACCCCGGCCCACAGCGCCAACGCGACGCCATCGGCGGTGGAGCCCTCGGGGTTGGTGGTCGCGTTGTACAGCTGCCCGAGCCCGCCGGTGGCCAGGATCACCGACGGTGCGCTGATGATGCCGAATCCGTCGCGGCTGCCCACCAGTACGCCGGTGACGGCACCATCGTCCCGCAGGACGCGCAGCGCCACCTGACCGGTGCGAATGTCGAGCGCCCCGGCGGCGTGGTCGAGCGCGCGCTGGACCTCGGCCCCGGTGGCGTCGCCCCCGGCGTGCACGATCCGACGGCGCGAGTGTCCGCCTTCGCGGGTCAGCGCCCACCGGCCCGGGGCCGCTTCGTCGAACCGCGCCCCATAACCGACCAGCTCGGTCACGGCACGATAGCCGTCGGCGACGATCGAATACACCGCGTCGGGATCGCACAGGCCCGCGCCCGCGGCCACGGTGTCGGCGACGTGTGCGTCGACCGAATCAGCGCTGTTCGGCAGCACCACCGCGATGCCGCCTTGCGCGTAGTGTGTCGCGGTCACCCCGGACGTCTGGGCCGCCTTGCTGAGTACGACAACGTCGCGGCCGGCTCGGTGGGCGGCCAGCGCGGCGGCCAAGCCGGCGACACCGGTTCCGATCACCACGACGTCGGCCGCGTCCTTCCAGGCGGGGCCGGCGTTCATTCGCCACCGCCGGGCTGGCCGATCGTGATCATCCGCTGCACGCTTCGCCGTGCCGCTGCGGCGGTTGTCGGGTCGACATGAACCTCGTCGGCGCCGTCCACCAGACACCGCAACAGCGCCGCGGGGGTGATCATCTTCATGTACTTGCACGACGCGCGATCGTTGACCGCCCGGAAGTCGACGCCCGGCGCGGCCCGGCGCAGCTGGTGCAACATGCCGACCTCGGTGGCGACCAAGACTTTGCGGGCGCTGGTCTGGTGGGCCGCCTCGAGCATCCCGCCGGTGGACAAGATCTTCACCCGATCCGACGGGAACGCGCCCTCACCGGCGAGGTAGAGCGCCGAGGTGGCGCACCCGCACTCCGGGTGCACGAACAGTTCGGCATCGGGGTTCGCCAGGGCCTGGTTGGTGAGCTCCTCACCGTTGATACCGGCGTGCACATGGCATTCGCCGGCCCAGACGTGCAGGTTCGTGCGGCCGGTCACCCGCCGCACATGCGCACCGAGGAATTGGTCCGGGCAGAACAGCACCTCGCGATCGGGGTCGATGGAGGCGACCACGTCGACCGCGTTCGACGACGTGCAACAGATGTCGGTGAGCGCCTTGACCGCCGCCGTGGTGTTGACGTAGGAGACGACGACGGCGCCGGGATGCTCGTCCTTCCAGGCCCGCAACTCCTCGGGGGAGATCGAATCGGCCAACGAGCAGCCGGCCCGCTGATCCGGGATGAGCACGGTCTTGTCCGGGCTGAGGATCTTGGCGGTTTCCGCCATGAAGTGCACCCCGCAGAACACGATGGTGTCCTCGGGCGCCTCGGCGGCAATCCGGGACAGCGCCAGCGAATCGCCCACGTGGTCGGCGACGTCTTGGATCGCGGGTAGTTGGTAGTTGTGCGCCAGCACGGTGGCCCCGCGCAATCGCGCCAGTCGGCGAACCTCGGCGGCCCACTGCTCGTCAGCGTCGACCCCGGTGTAGCCGGTTGGGGTGTTGGCGATGCGTTCAGTCAGGTCATCGACGAGCGTGTCCATGCGGGTCAAGACCGTCACGGCGGCTCCTTTCACAGTCAGGAGGTTTTCGACTTACAATCGAAAACATGCCCAATGGTAGCACCGCGCACGAGGTGCTGGCGGTCGTGTTTCAGGTCCGCCTGGTTACAGCCGGCCCGCGAACGGAGAAACCGCAGCTAAACGTGCTGTTATGGGAGCGTGCCCGGGATCCGCAAAAAGGCACCTGGTCATTGCCGGGTGGCCGACTGCGCACCGACGAGGACATGACCACCTCGGTCCGACGCCAACTGGCCGAGAAGGTCGACCTGCGGGAGTTGGCACATCTGGAACAGCTCGCGGTATTCTCCGACCCTCATCGGGTGCCGGGTGCCCGGGTGATCGCGTCGACCTTCCTGGGGTTGGTGCCCTCCCCCGCCACCCCGGAGTTGCCGGCGGACACCCGCTGGCACCCGGTGAGTTCACTGCCGCCGATGGCGTTCGACCATGGCCCGATGGTGACCCACGCCCGCGCCCGACTGGTCGCCAAAATGTCCTATACCAATATTGGATTTGCCTTGGCGCCACAAGAATTCGCTCTGTCAACGCTGCGCGACATCTACGGTGCCGCGTTGGGTTATCAGGTCGATGCCACCAACCTGCAGCGGGTCCTGGCCCGTCGCAAGGTGATCACCCAGACCGGCACCATCGCCCAGTCCGGGCGCAGCGGTGGGCGCCCGGCAGCGCTGTACCGGTTCACCGACTCCCAGCTGAGGGTCACCGACGAGTTCGCCGCATTGCGGCCTCCCAGTTAGCGGCCGGTCTGAGCGGGTCGCGATGCCCAATTGTGATGAGCGGCACGTTGCGCGCTTGTTCCGAGCGGCCGCCAATGCCGGTAGTTTGTCTAAGAGTTAGATAAGGCTATCTGAGATTTGACTAAGAGGCGCTGGCCGCCGTTGAGGTGCCGGCGCCCCACTGCGACTGGGCTAACTGCGCTCTCATCCCGCCGCTCGGGATTGTTCGTGCGCGGACATGCCGACCGGCCATGAAGGGAGCCTCGATGGTGGAGTTCGGCAATCTGGCAACTGCGACCGGCGCCAACTGGATCGGCCGGCCGCAGCACGAGGACCTGCGGCGGAAGGTGCGCCCGCTGCTGCCGTCGGACGACCCGTTTTATGACCCACCTGCGGGGTTCCAGCACGCCGCGCCCGGCACCGTGCTCCGCTCGCGCGACGTCGAGCTGGCGTTTCTGGGTTTGATCCCGCAATCCATGACGGCCACCCAGCTGCTGTATCGGACGACGGACATGTATGGCAGGCCCGAGGCGACGGTCACCACGGTGATCGTCCCTGCCGAGCACGCTGCCGGCCAGACCTGCCCCCTGCTGTCCTACCAATGCGCGATCGACGCCATGTCGGCTCGGTGCTTCCCCTCCTATGCGCTGCGGCGCAGGGCGCAGGCCCTCGGGTCGTTGACCCAGCTAGAACTGCTGCTGCTCACCGCCGCGGTCGCCGAGGGGTGGGCGGTCTCGGTGCCCGACCACGAAGGGATCCGGGGTTTGTGGGGGGCGCCGTACGAACCGGGCTTCCGCATCCTCGACGGCGTTCGGGCCGCTCTGAGCTCGGACCGCGTCGCGGTGTCGCCGTCGGCCCCGGTCGGGCTGTGGGGCTACTCCGGCGGTGGTCTGGCCACCGCATGGGCCGCCGAGATGTGCGGCGCCTACGCGCCCGAGCTGGACATCGTCGGGGCGGTGCTCGGTTCGCCGGTCGCCGACCTGGGCCACACCTTCCGCCGGCTCAACGGCACGTTGTTTACCGGCCTGCCGGCGCTGGTGGTC comes from the Mycobacterium shinjukuense genome and includes:
- a CDS encoding L-aspartate oxidase; this encodes MNAGPAWKDAADVVVIGTGVAGLAAALAAHRAGRDVVVLSKAAQTSGVTATHYAQGGIAVVLPNSADSVDAHVADTVAAGAGLCDPDAVYSIVADGYRAVTELVGYGARFDEAAPGRWALTREGGHSRRRIVHAGGDATGAEVQRALDHAAGALDIRTGQVALRVLRDDGAVTGVLVGSRDGFGIISAPSVILATGGLGQLYNATTNPEGSTADGVALALWAGVAVSDLEFIQFHPTMLCAPGRGSGGRRPLITEAVRGEGAILIDRHGNSVTAGFHPMGDLAPRDVVASAIDARLKDRGDPCVYLDARGIEGFEWRFPTVTAACRAAGIDPVRQPIPVVPGAHYSCGGVVTDVSGQTELPGLFAAGEVARTGMHGANRLASNSLLEGLVVGGRAGRLAAAHAVAAGRPQAMLPEPIAHTALPRGELQRAMSRDASVVRTADGLCRLSASLAGAHVRNVASRRDFEDVALTLAARTVTAAALARSESRGCHHRAEHSCAAPDQARSILVRLADDHNEVRVEALAAVG
- a CDS encoding histidinol-phosphate transaminase, whose product is MSAANPALDDLSLRDDLRGKLPYGAPQLAVPVRLNTNENPHPPTQALVDDVVRSVREAAVDLHRYPDRDAVALRADLASYVTTQTGTAIGVDNVWAANGSNEILQQLLQAFGGPGRTALGFVPSYSMHPIICDGTRTEWLEALRADDFSLDVDVAVAAVADRRPDVVFVASPNNPSGQSVPLTDLRSLLDVVPGILIVDEAYGEFSSQPSAVSLVAEYPTRLVVTRTMSKAFAFAGGRLGYLVATPALVEAMLLVRLPYHLSSVTQAAARAALRHADDTLGSVATLIAERERVATALTGMGFRVIPSDANFVLFGEFVDAPATWRRYLDAGVLIRDVGIPGYLRATTGLADENDAFLQASARIAATALVPATPSRIGAP
- the hisD gene encoding histidinol dehydrogenase; the protein is MLARIDLRGEELTAARLRAAVPRGDAEVESFLPAVRPIVDAVAAGGVRAALDFGQTFDGVRPPTVRVPDAALQAALDDLDGDVRDALQVMIERTRAVHAGQRRSDVTTALGPGATVTERWVPVERVGLYVPGGNAVYPSSVVMNVVPAQVAGVDSLVVASPPQAHWGGWPHPTILAAARLLGVDEVWAVGGAQAVALLAYGGTDTDGSTELAPVDMITGPGNIYVAAAKRLCRSRVGIDAEAGPTEIVILADHTADPVHVAADLISQAEHDEMAASVLVTPSAELADATDAELAAQLQTTVHRQRVTAALSGRQSAIILVDDVDAAVSVVNTYAAEHLEIQTADASRVAGRIRSAGAIFVGPWSPVSLGDYCAGSNHVLPTAGCARHSSGLSVQTFLRGIHVVDYTEAALKDVCGHVITLAKAEDLPAHGEAVRRRFER
- a CDS encoding lipase family protein encodes the protein MVEFGNLATATGANWIGRPQHEDLRRKVRPLLPSDDPFYDPPAGFQHAAPGTVLRSRDVELAFLGLIPQSMTATQLLYRTTDMYGRPEATVTTVIVPAEHAAGQTCPLLSYQCAIDAMSARCFPSYALRRRAQALGSLTQLELLLLTAAVAEGWAVSVPDHEGIRGLWGAPYEPGFRILDGVRAALSSDRVAVSPSAPVGLWGYSGGGLATAWAAEMCGAYAPELDIVGAVLGSPVADLGHTFRRLNGTLFTGLPALVVAALAHAYPDLDRVIKEHTNDEGLALLKRLEKMTTTGAVIQVAGVDLGSFLDQPLDDILSTPEVSHVFSDIKLGRAVPTAPVLIVQAVHDYLIDVQDIDALAAAYSAGGANVTYHRDAFNEHMLLHPLSAPMTLRWLTDRFAGRPLTDHLIRTKWPTMFNPMTYAGMARLATIAAKVITGKKVHRHPL
- the nadC gene encoding carboxylating nicotinate-nucleotide diphosphorylase; protein product: MMLSDGERAAVHDTIRRGLDEDLRYGPDVTTIATVPADAVATAAMVAREPGVIAGVDVALLVLDEVIGTAGYQVLDRVEDGARVQPGQSLLTARAETRGLLTAERTMLNLVCHLSGIATATAAWVEAVNGTKVKIRDTRKTLPGLRALQKYAVRVGGGVNHRLGLGDAALIKDNHVAAAGSVVAALRAVRAAAPDLPCEVEVDSLEQLDAVLAEKPELILLDNFSVWQTQVAVQRRDARAPAVLLESSGGLSLQTAATYAATGVDYLAVGALTHSARALDIGLDM
- the nadA gene encoding quinolinate synthase NadA, with amino-acid sequence MTVLTRMDTLVDDLTERIANTPTGYTGVDADEQWAAEVRRLARLRGATVLAHNYQLPAIQDVADHVGDSLALSRIAAEAPEDTIVFCGVHFMAETAKILSPDKTVLIPDQRAGCSLADSISPEELRAWKDEHPGAVVVSYVNTTAAVKALTDICCTSSNAVDVVASIDPDREVLFCPDQFLGAHVRRVTGRTNLHVWAGECHVHAGINGEELTNQALANPDAELFVHPECGCATSALYLAGEGAFPSDRVKILSTGGMLEAAHQTSARKVLVATEVGMLHQLRRAAPGVDFRAVNDRASCKYMKMITPAALLRCLVDGADEVHVDPTTAAAARRSVQRMITIGQPGGGE
- a CDS encoding NUDIX hydrolase — its product is MPNGSTAHEVLAVVFQVRLVTAGPRTEKPQLNVLLWERARDPQKGTWSLPGGRLRTDEDMTTSVRRQLAEKVDLRELAHLEQLAVFSDPHRVPGARVIASTFLGLVPSPATPELPADTRWHPVSSLPPMAFDHGPMVTHARARLVAKMSYTNIGFALAPQEFALSTLRDIYGAALGYQVDATNLQRVLARRKVITQTGTIAQSGRSGGRPAALYRFTDSQLRVTDEFAALRPPS
- a CDS encoding nitroreductase family deazaflavin-dependent oxidoreductase; the protein is MSAKDHPNNAPGVPMVYPPWFENFQIKYINPALKPIARYLPGTATIEHRGRKSGKRYKTLVTPYRKGNVLAIALGHGKTDWVKNVLAAGEADVHVARRRLHLTNPRILPAGADGEGLPFMARVQLRRMGVFVADIG
- a CDS encoding trimeric intracellular cation channel family protein, giving the protein MAGTVGEFLRVIDLAGVFGNAVLGGIVARELRMDPVGFVALAIMSGLGGGIIRDTLLQHGPPIALTDYLYAITAGAGAIVAFLAPVHGRIWSLVFPVVDALALGCWAAAGAQKTLDVGLGWLAAVLLGTITAVGGGALRDLTVRRIPQIFGGNTLYATCAVAASLTVVLFTYTGNASTGTVVATCVGAALCLLARWRGWQLWQGLEWDYAFQRSRGKRFPTIRVRVNRTPAPPQHPPAE